The following proteins are co-located in the Portunus trituberculatus isolate SZX2019 chromosome 16, ASM1759143v1, whole genome shotgun sequence genome:
- the LOC123504553 gene encoding uncharacterized protein LOC123504553 → MPSDRTGFSSFELLNGKAVRGPLAVLRDLWEDKSLADDDRSCFLIELKDKLAESSRIAAEADISATRYKAYFDLKSQDRKFKPGEEVLVLLSDTTNKLLMAWAGPYAVLEKGSSCNYLIDENEADTNLNVSPLEEGATEPPDLLPVSPDGCGDVEEMDTPSSHQGSSSHLYLLIAPQLLW, encoded by the exons ATGCCAAGTGACAGGACCGGATTCTCGTCTTTTGAGCTTCTTAACGGTAAGGCAGTTAGAGGACCTCTTGCAGTTCTACGGGATTTGTGGGAGGATAAATCACTCGCAGATGATGATCGTTCCTGTTTTCTAATAGAGCTGAAAGACAAATTGGCTGAATCCTCCCGGATTGCTGCCGAGGCTGACATCAGTGCTACTCGGTATAAAGCATATTTTGACTTGAAATCACAGGATCGAAAGTTCAAACCTGGAGAAGAAGTCCTGGTGCTCCTGTCTGACACTACCAACAAGCTCCTGATGGCCTGGGCTGGCCCATATGCCGTACTTGAAAAGGGATCCAGCTGTAACTACCTGATTGATGAAAACG AGGCTGATACCAACTTGAACGTCTCACCGCTTGAGGAAGGGGCTACAGAACCTCCAGATCTCCTTCCGGTATCGCCTGACGGCTGCGGAGATGTAGAAGAGATGGACACTCCTAGTTCTCACCAGGGATCATCCAGCCATCTTTATCTCCTCATTGCTCCCCAGTTGTTATGGTAA